Proteins encoded together in one Pseudomonas sp. Seg1 window:
- a CDS encoding MFS transporter gives MTTSTAYSDTAPAQPTNSATRVATASFIGTAIEFYDFYVYATAAALVIGPVFFPQTSGTAQMLSAFLTFGIAFLARPLGSALFGHFGDRIGRKSTLVASLLLMGVCTTLIGVLPGYATIGAWAPILLCVLRFGQGLGLGGEWGGAALLATENAPKGKRAWFGMFPQLGPSIGFLAANGLFLTLAMTLTDEQFRSWGWRIPFLLSAALVMVGLYVRLKLHETPVFANAIARHERVKVPLVELFSQYWAPTLLGAAAMVVCYALFYISTVFSLSYGVSTLGYSRETFLGLLCFAVLFMAAATPLSAWASDRYGRKPVLIIGGVLAILSGFLMEPLLTQGSTWGVALFLCIELFLMGVTFAPMGALLPELFPTHVRYTGASAAYNLGGIVGASAAPFFAQKLVAMGGLSYVGGYVSAAAVLSLIAVLCLKETRGNDLNQVA, from the coding sequence ATGACGACCAGTACCGCTTACAGCGACACCGCGCCTGCCCAACCGACCAATTCCGCCACCCGCGTGGCGACCGCGAGTTTTATCGGCACCGCCATCGAGTTCTACGATTTCTATGTGTATGCCACGGCCGCCGCGCTGGTGATCGGGCCGGTGTTCTTTCCGCAGACCTCCGGCACCGCGCAGATGCTCTCGGCGTTCCTCACTTTCGGCATCGCTTTTCTTGCCCGGCCGCTGGGCTCGGCGCTGTTCGGCCACTTCGGTGACCGTATCGGGCGTAAATCGACACTGGTCGCATCCTTGCTGTTGATGGGCGTGTGTACGACGCTGATCGGCGTGCTGCCGGGTTACGCCACGATTGGCGCGTGGGCACCGATTCTGCTGTGCGTGCTGCGCTTCGGGCAGGGGCTGGGATTGGGTGGCGAATGGGGCGGTGCCGCCCTGCTGGCCACGGAAAACGCGCCGAAAGGCAAACGCGCGTGGTTCGGTATGTTTCCGCAGCTTGGCCCTTCGATTGGTTTTCTCGCCGCCAATGGTCTGTTTCTGACCTTGGCCATGACCCTCACCGACGAACAATTCCGTAGCTGGGGCTGGCGGATCCCGTTTCTGCTCAGTGCGGCACTGGTGATGGTGGGTCTGTACGTACGCCTGAAACTCCATGAAACCCCGGTATTCGCCAACGCCATCGCCCGCCACGAAAGGGTGAAAGTGCCGTTGGTCGAGCTGTTCAGTCAATACTGGGCACCGACGCTGCTGGGCGCTGCGGCGATGGTCGTATGTTATGCGCTGTTCTATATCTCGACGGTGTTTTCCCTGAGCTATGGCGTATCCACGCTCGGCTACAGCCGTGAGACGTTCCTCGGTCTGCTGTGTTTTGCCGTGTTGTTCATGGCGGCAGCCACGCCGTTGTCAGCCTGGGCCAGTGACCGTTACGGGCGCAAACCGGTGTTGATCATCGGCGGCGTGCTGGCGATTCTGTCCGGGTTTCTGATGGAGCCATTGCTGACGCAGGGTTCGACCTGGGGCGTGGCGCTGTTTCTGTGTATCGAGTTGTTCTTGATGGGCGTGACGTTTGCGCCGATGGGGGCGTTGTTGCCGGAGTTGTTTCCCACTCATGTGCGTTATACCGGCGCATCGGCGGCGTACAACCTCGGCGGCATTGTCGGGGCCTCGGCGGCGCCGTTTTTCGCGCAGAAACTGGTGGCGATGGGTGGTTTGAGTTATGTCGGCGGGTATGTGTCGGCGGCGGCGGTGCTGAGTTTGATTGCGGTGCTGTGCCTGAAGGAAACGCGTGGCAACGATCTGAATCAGGTTGCCTGA